One genomic window of Monodelphis domestica isolate mMonDom1 chromosome 1, mMonDom1.pri, whole genome shotgun sequence includes the following:
- the CTXND1 gene encoding cortexin domain-containing 1 protein: MEEPTPVPVPVDVDKGLALACFVFLCFFLIVMIIRCAKVIMDPYSAIPTSTWEEQHLDD, encoded by the coding sequence ATGGAAGAACCAACCCCAGTGCCTGTTCCTGTCGATGTGGACAAAGGATTGGCATTGGCCTGTtttgtcttcctttgtttcttcctcattGTAATGATTATTCGCTGTGCCAAAGTCATCATGGACCCCTATAGTGCCATCCCCACATCTACCTGGGAAGAGCAGCATCTGGATGACTGA